The region GTCTTGTTGATCCAGTCTGGCCCGAACTACCTGTTGTTCTTTCTGCAGTTCCTCTAGAGTCTTCAAGACCAGAGGGGCGAACCCAAAGTTGGagtgctccccctgagtcagagcatcagCTTTAGCTTTGGCAGCTTCTTTAGCAATGTGAGTTGCTTCTTCAGCTTCGACTTTAGCTTTTACCTCAACTTCAGCAGCAGCCGCAACAACAATAGCATCAGCGGCAACCTTGGCTTCAACTTCTCTGATTCTTTAAAGTTCTTCTTGGCATGCTTTCTCTTCAGTTTCCTTTCTTGCCTGTTTCTCAGCTTCTCTAGCTAAGCGCTCTTGAAGTCTAATACCGGCATCTTTGATAaagtcgttgcggacttgttcatagaggcctttcagcttgaagaCTTTAGAGGTCATCTAACTTATCACTCTATTCCAGTGGATCCTTATAGtagagggatcatcactgatgccagaaTTGATtgtcagagacttgaccttctcTACTAAAGATTATGCAAAAACCTGTATTGCTTCTTCTAGGGTATGGAGGGTAGTCTCTGGTTCAGTGTTAGATGCTGGGGAGGATGGATGAGGTGAGTTTGGGGCGCTGAGATTTAGTGTGGGAGTTATGGAGGCAACAAGTTGTGGGTGTGGGAATGGTATAGGGTGATGGTGATGTTTGTTCAGGTTCTGGGTGTTGTTTAGGTGGTGGTTGGGTTGGTTGTGGTTCAGAGTGGATTGGTTGTTGTGTAGGTGGTAGTGTTTGTTCAGATGTGGTGCGATTTGGATGTTCAGGAGGTGGGGAAGGAAAGTCTGGTGTAGGTTCAGAGTGTGATGGttgttgagaggccagagcaTGGGCTTGCAGCTAAGCCAGAGTGGGGGATTAGGGGTCAGATGGTTTGGTGTCAGAGGAGAGTTCGTAGTAAGATGGGGATTGAggagatggtgatgatgatggtgaagtggtttcattcagcatttATGCTTCCGAAGCGGGTAATGTGGTGGTAGCAAGGTTGAATTTGAGAGAGGGTGGGTTAGAGgatctggtggttgagggaggatTTTCAAAAGAGGTGTATATGGGAGTTGTTTgggggaagagaagaagcaattGGTTTAATTTTGACAGAGCGAGGGAGAGGTACAGACTTACCTGGAAAACCAACCAGAGGAACTAGGGGTCTTGATCCAGAGGATTCTCCCAGCTTAGCTTTCTTCACCTTCTTGGACTTCTCGGAGggctctcgcatcctcttcatgaagttaggTGGATGCTCAGGAAGCCAGTCCACTATGAAGTCAGAGATATCCACCCCTTGATTGGCAAGGTCCTGTAGATAGTTGGCTACTACCTCTGGAGTGTCAATCTTGGAAAACAGGTAGAGTCTATTGGGAATCTCCCTCTGATCTCtgagtgcttcccaggaggtatcaagtgttggtttggctctgacttgatcaatgattcccatgctcttccGGTTCCGAGCATTCAACGATCTTCCAGTGTCAATGGTGACATCTTGCATGAGTCTGAGTTGAATCAGGTGATTCACTAAGCCACTCTTAATCAATACATCTGATATGAGTCtccccagagggatgtagttccttgtcttcatgttgtttctggtgtctttgactgaATCTCTAAGGTACTTGAAGAGGAGTGCAGGTAGACACAGTTTCAGACCCTTGGTAATGCAGTACAAgatacacttctgatctgtgttgatgtagttATAAGAGTTTGAAGTAAGCGATAATGAATGGTGCCTAAGATGATCTTCAACcagacccggaggttctgatgtagctccttgttcttggaatgcttgccttcagcACTCTGTTGGAAGATGGTATGGTTGATTTCCTGGGACAAGTATTTTTCCCTAGGTTTTATGTTGTAGATGCGTCTTCCTCatgtcttctccatgttcagaaaGGAGGCAATTgatttctcagtgatgactatattgactcccagaacgtaggagacaatgtagtgatcatctgagtctgcaaaacgccagaactccttcaccagattcGTGTACACAGGGGGCATTAAGGCGTTGAAAGTATGTTTCCTACCCTTGCATTTTCAATTCTTCAGTAAGGTCTATGCCATTTCGCTTCATGTTTTCGAAATAAACCAAAGATTCACATAGAACTTCAAGCTtctcaaagggagttgctagaTGTATGTGGGGCTCACGATCGAGGATATGAGGTTCCCTGTAGACTAGGGTTGAGAGGACGCTGGTGGTTGCAGTAGTTTGTTGGCTTGAACTGGGTGCTTGCTCCGTTGAGttcatttgttgggagaagttgtAAACGAATTATtgctgagaatccatgaagaacagttgaagatgatgatgaaggATTGAAGAGCTTGATAAAGACTGCAGAAATCTTTGAAGGAGATGAAGAACCGAGAAAGAGAGAGAGTTTTGTGAGGTCGTGGGTGTAAAGTGTGCATGTGTAGTTTGTGAAATGAATATATACACATTTAGGGTGCATGCAAAACGACAATAGAAAGTGAGTTTAACAGTTAAGAAATTGAATGCAACACGTTAACCAAGTAAGCACGTTTggaggagaatgattacagcccatgatggaggtctaatccccaaatcagcatactgctcgaggagatatcaagagtctgtctcttgatttctgctagacagttgtctagaagttccaaggtcaaACGAAAGATGTACCACGTGTTACtctatctgatcttcaggaataccaaagggttggatcctgaggatttctgaCTCAGATGACTTCTtaactggtagtagcatcagagtTAGATGCAGATTCCAGGtgtttacttcagagtcttattttgctatttcagaggcacatttcattctggacattttgaatgtttagatttttcaagacaaaggagaatctatcttcaacgagaggtttggtaaaaatatcaacccattgatggtctgtatcaataaattttaagattattacccctttctgaacatagtctctaatgaaatgatattttatttctatgtgcttagctttggaatgcaaaataggattcttacttaaataAATGGCAGCAATATTATCACAAAATATAGGAACATTACTCTCAAAGATCTGAAGGTCTTCAAGTTGATTCTTCATTCAGAGCATCTGAGTAGGGCATAGTGATGCTGATATATATTCTGActctgcagtggacagagctATGGTTGATTTCTTTTTACTGacccaggatatcagattctttcaTAAGAACTGACAGTTCtcagatgtacttttacgttccattctgtcccctgcgtaatttgcatcacaataaccagaaagtttatactctgatgttttctcatacatcaggcccaggttatgggttcctttcagatacctgagtattcttttaacaactgttaaatgagattctctaggatcttATTAGAACCTGGCACAGAGACATACATTAAACATAATATCAGGACGTGTGGCAGTcaaatagagaagagagcctatcataccatgatagagcttctgacaaaccttctagccaatttcttctttttccagaatgcaggttggatgcataggtgtcttagccggtttgcattcagccatttcaaatttcttcagaatgccttttatgtatttactttgataaacgtaggtagcttctgaagcttgattgatttgaatccctagaaagaactttagttcttgcattaagctcatttcaaattctgcctgcattagctcagagaattcttgacatacaaaagggttagctgaaccaaaaataatgtcatcaacatatatctggcatatcatgagatcatttctaatgtttttacagaagagtgtagatTTAACCTTacctctaataaagtcatgttctaaaaggaagttacttaatctatcataccaagctctaggagcttgttttaaacccTACAGTGATTTCTTGAGTTTAAAAACGTGTTttggacatttagagttttcaaaacctggaggttgattgacataaacttcttctgataaataaccattaagaaatgcgctcttaacatccatttgatgtaatttgatagaatgatttacagTAAAGGAGACAAGTAAGCAAATAGATTTTGACttggcgactggggcaaaggtttcgttgtagttAATACCTTCTTGTTAAATGTACCCTTGTGCCACCATTTGTGCTTTGTTTTTTACTACTTCTCCCttttcgttcagtttgtttctgaacacccatctggttccaataatatgagttcctttaggctttagaacaagatcccagacgtcattctttgagaattgatctagctcttctttcatagcCAGAACCCAGTCattatcttgaagtgcctcatcataGGAAGTAGGTTCGATTAGAGACACTAAtcctagaggagtttcttcagatgCTTTGAATGTTGACATAGTTttgacaggttcatccttgtttcccagaattaaatcttcagagatgttggggtGACTCCTTGATTTCTTCTGGATGATTGTGGTTTCAGATTCATCTGGATTTTTTCTTTCAGATACTTCTAGTGATTTATTCTTTTCGTCTGAACCAATAGTTCCGGAACCTCTTATTCTTCccttctgatttcctctgaaCCCTACAAAGCCcgcatctttaagttccaggctttggaacatatactttcttcccgtcatgtgtcacgagcatccagagtccaggtaccatgactggcgtcttaactctgctgcataagatatctgcaacataaacaatcttatcctttagtacccagaatcttttgggtcctttatgattagttttcctagagtttcttagaaatttgggttttctagcattatcaaaatgttgtgcttatgtatgtgtgtagtgataagaaaaaggagatttaggtttgtcatttatggaagatttatcttcactggggacataccttattcctcttttattgttctgacttactccataaatcatggatgccatcctgcttctctctatcccatttttcagaaacttttgaaaagatttttcatattcatatattaATGTGTTCGAAGTTTGTGGAGattgagataacgcttcttcaagttttaagcaTTGTTTCTTTATGTAGTCTCTTTCTAATATAAAAGTTcggttttcatcttttagttttgaaactgtcatctcaagtttaccacattcttcgatggtttcttcaagaacctcttttacaactttaaatttttgtttaagtttttGATATtagtttagagtttcagaaaggcatgattcaaggtcagagcgagaaagataagaaaatacctcttcagagtcagattctccatctgatgtatttctggaggtggtagccatgagtgcaacatttgcctgttctttagagtctgattctgaggaatcagatccactgtcatcccaggtggccatcagtccctttttagTTCTGAATGAGCTTTTCTTAAAACCTTCTCTTTTGGAGCTCTCTTTCTTTAGATTGAGACATTCATTTATGTAATGACTTGTTTCCTTgcattcatagcatgttatatctttgtttgacttaccactggaagttgattctgagcgatctcccttgggtcttggtcttctgaagttattattcctttttctccaaagttgttttactcttctggttaaaagggataactcttcatcatcgtcagagtcttccttttcagagtcgtcattgtcttcctcttcggcttggaaggctttgtttctttctggtttgcgtctttcagatctggactttagtgctacaaaCTTGATCTTtttttgaggctcatcttcctccaattCAATCTCTTGGCTTCTAAGTGAGCTAGTGAGTTCCTCAAGGATGATATTATTCAGATCTTTAGATAACTTTAAGGTTGTGACCATAGTTCTCCATTcctttggcagacttctgacaatctttttgacatgatctgcagttgtgtagcctttgtccaacactttgagtcctgcaattaaagtttgaaatctatagaatattacctctacagcttcatcgtccttCATTTTGAAGgtttcatatttttggattagagccagagcctttatctctttgacttgagaatttccttcgtgagtcatcctcagggagtcaagtatttctttagttgtttccctgttggtgatcttttcatattcattgtaggaaatggcattgagtagtatcgttctggctttgtgatggtttttgaatttACGCTTTTGATCACctgtcattttgcttctgggaataGCAACGCCAGCGTCAGTCACAGGTGGTTTGTAACCGATTGTGACTATATCCCATAGATCAACatcgtagcccagaaagaaactttcaattctatctttccaataatcaaatttttctccatcaaagattggaggtttagcattataactatctctttcattggtgttggtcatagtgtttttctcacattggatctctctacactgttaagtgtttgatttaaaaatcaataacagaggcgaagctctgataccaatttaagtttgagaaaaataagaaagggggtttaatttttttgaaaataaaaactttttcagaaatcaTACACACACAGAATAAAAAGGGAAAtgacacaaaattttatactggttcgcttgaaattcaaagctactccagtccacccgaccaaggtgatttcgcctgcaaaaaggacttaatccactaatcttgaaagattacacaaccaatcgtctaagagaataatctctcatccctctcaagtattcagactacacagagtcacttgaggaagtattTTAAGCAAAAGTATAAATTGTAATGTAATGTGCTTCTAACAAACAAGCAAGAATTACAAAATTGTAAGAAcaatagcttttcacgtaagagcagcaactcgtgaaagATAAGAAGGAATGATTTAAGAGTTTTTGTATTCTTATGTGTCTCAGgtgtgttttcttgtgaagtattttgtcctttatatagtcgttgtgaaggaccgttggagtgatgacaggatcttggtcattgaagaatgtttaatgtcattactttccttgtttctttctaaaacagttttgcACGCCTCATTATTTCCTTCTCGAAATAATTTCTTTCCAAATTAAGATTTCTTTTCGATTACGCGTTCTGAACTGGTGAGTCTGCATCAGAGTCTTGATAAATCAGAGTTTGTCTTCAGAGGTTGATTATGTCTGACCACATCAGAGTTTCTCAATGCTCTAGACTTCTTCAGATTTAGAGTCTGGATTCAGTATTCTTTTAtcagagtttctgacttctttatgttgcgctggtatctgcgttgatcagaatcagaaccttCTGGACATGTTCTTTCTGAGTAGCATCTGATAGTTGAATATTTTGTATCTGGTGTAATTTTCTATCTGATGTTTGATCAGATtcctgcacactaagaaaaaaatctcattagagtaccatttttgtttcatcctttgttatcgttaaaatcttagagatatattgtagaaccaactttaTTTTTACAGACACCTCCCCGATATAATGTTTCGAATGGTtccattccaatactcgaatggtAATTGGTATTATAAGTAAACTCAATCATTGGTAGAAAACCGTCCCAAACACCTCCTTACTCTAAGACAGAAACCCTTAAAAGATCTTCCAAAGTATGACTAGTCCTCTCAGTTTGACCATCAGTCAGTGGATGGTAAGCAGAACTCAACTTCAACTTAGTACCCAAATCTCCATGTAAGCTCTTCCAAAATATGGAggtgaacctcagatctctatctgaCACAATATTGAAGGGTATACCATGAAGCTTCACAAACACTACAATATATATCTCATCTAGCTTTTGTAGTGGAAAACTGATCTTAATCGGAATGAAGTGCGTTGATTTAGTCAGCTTATCCATGATCACCCAAATCAAATCAAAACCCCTCAGAGTATTCAGTAATTCAGTCACAAAATCCATCAAtatactatcccacttccattcgGGAATATCCAATTGCTCTATTAGTTCAGATGACTTCTGGTGCTCAATCTTTGATTTCTGACGAGTCAAACATGAATAAACAAACTGAGCAACGTCTCTTATCATTCCCGACCCAAAATATTTTCGTAAGACCCTGGTACATCTTggtagctccaggatgaatactcaaaccgCTCCGATGGATCTCCTCAAAAATAGTCTTCAAGTTCCGGCACATCAGGTATACAAACTCTATCCTGAAACTTAAGGATCTCATTCTCATCAACTCTAAAATCTTAATCTTCATTAGCTGATAACAGACGATCAACCAAGGCTACATCCAACTTATGACTCTCTCTAATCTCATCAAGGAAATCACTAGTAAGCTTCAACATGCCCAACTTCACACTATCAACAGTCACCTCgcacaccaaactcaaatctctgAATTGTTAAATCGAGTCTAACTCTCTAACCATCAAAGTCACAATGTGCTAGGACTTTCGAATCAAAGCATATTCTACAATGTTGGCTTTACCATAATGGTAGTTCAAGCCAAAGTCGTAATCTTTCaaaaactctaaccatcttctctatatcatatttagctctttctgatcaaataaatacttcaaactcttgtggtCGCTGAATATCTCAAATTTAGAaccatacaagtaatgcctccataacaTTGGCATAAAATTACACCACTTAATCCCATCTTAGATGCATCACAGTATACTATGAAATGTTCCTTCGGATCCGACAATATCAACATTGGTGTTGTTGTCAATTTCTTCTTCAATTCTCGGAAATTCTCCTCACACAACATGACCCATACAAAGTTTTGGACTTTTATAGTCAATTAAGTCAAAGGTAGGGCTAAGTTGGAAAAACCTTGGATGAATCTTCTATAATAACTAACCAACTCTAAGAAAGTTATGATCTCTGTAACTGATTTCGGAGCCTCGACTGTAGCACTGCGTCTACTTTAGAAGGATCCATTGCTATACCGCCATTGGATATCACATGACCGAGAAAACTCACTTCTCGCAACCATAACTCACATTTTGATAATTTGGCATACAACTTTTTATCTTTTTACACTTGTAGTACAATATGAAGATATCCAACATAGTCTTCATCTGATTTAGAATACACaagaatgtcatcaataaacaccactATGAACTGATCCAAATAGGGATGAAATATCCTACTCATATACTCTATAAATACACTAGGGGCATTAGACACACCAAATGACATTATTTAGTACTCATAGTGATTGTATTGTATCCTGAATGTAATCTTCAGGATATTTCCATCATTCACTCGAATTTGATGATAGTCGACCTCAATTCGATCTTACTCGATACACAAGCTCCCACTAATTGATCCATAAGATCGTCGATTTTGGGAAGAAGATAGTTATTCTTGATAGTAACCTTGCTTAACTGGAGATAGTCAACACACAATTCTCATACCgttgtctttctttttcactaacaacactggagctccccaaGGAAATTCAATTGGTATGATGAATTTCTTCTATAAGAAGGTCTTCTAACTGACTATTCAACTCATCAAACTCTAACTCGGACACCACACATGGAGCCATCGACATTGGTCTAGTACTAGGTACTAAAACTATGGCTAACCCAATTTCACATTCTAGAGGCAAGTCACAAATATCTTCAGGGAAACATCAGGATGTTTAAACATTACCGACATATCACTAGTCCCCACATCGTTATCCACTATGAGAGAAGCGAACATCACAAGTACCTGATCCTTCTCCCTCAAAGATATCTCAACTTGACCGATAGACATGAATCTAGAATTTGTACTCTCTTTGGGCTCGAGAAACAACACAACTTCTTCCAAAAAAATTCCATCTTGCAATCAGCGACACACTTAACCAACTCTCCACTCCAAAACATCTCAGAGAACAACATTTCTCCCCCACTTGTTTTAATTCTGCTCCTGCTGGAAAGCGGTAAGAAAAACAAACAAGCACCGACAgtgtttcacacacatgtcgTGTACTAGGAAACAAATAAAAATCACAAAACCCGGCCTAAAGGATCGACCTTCTTTGGTACCATCTTCTCTGGGCGGAAGGATTGACCTTTTTTGTacatggaggttcaagaacactttaaactcttaattttgaaatcaattgagtttccataCAAAATGATGATTATTAAGGTACTAAATGAATAAAGGAAAAGTAACAATAtaatagaattaaataaagaacaaaCATAAGATCCATTTAAACAACAACACATCATTTTTGTTTGTGGAGGTTTAAGAACACTTTTCAACTgttgattttgaaatcaatttagtttccatacaaaatggtgatgattaagatactaaataaataaagcaGGAGTAAAAATGCAATATAATTAAATAAAGAACTAACATAAGATCcatttaaacaacaacaaatcacttCTGCTTATGGAGGTTTAATAACACTTTTCAACTCTtaatttaaaatcaattgagtcTCCATACAAAATGGTGAttattaaggtactaaataaataaaacaagagtaaaaatgcaatagaattaaataaagaacGAGCATAATATCCTACCTATTtaataaaaagaaataaatgatttggaagaaaatgaagagaaaaatgaAGAGAGTTTTGACTTAGATTTTGTGAATGATTGATGGTGAGATTTGTGAATGAGAATGATTTTATTTATAGGCTCTAAAAATGATAGTTTATGAATTATGCAAAGAGAGTGAATGTCTTCTAaaaacttatttaattaaataataaataatgatgtaatatatgtATGAAATAATGATTTAATATATTTatggaataataatataataaatgagagatattttGTGTATTCTAGAAACATTGAtttttttatgatgcatgaaaatgattaataaaatttaaatagatatttttatgataaatcaaatgatcatgaatttatttttcaaaatgcataatgaaaaaaaattgcaattttagtcaattttttcaacatgtaaaatattgacttttttttactatatatgcatatatgcataatgatggtgactttatttgatgataaaaatgtATATGGCTAAAAATGCAAAACTGGACAAATGAACTTGTATCAAATGaatttaaaatgcccggacaaaattggaGTATGACAGTAAGTATGAAAGATATGATTtatgtactccataaatactccaggttCATTAGAAACACCAAACAACATCACCAAATACTCCTAGTGTCCATATCGAGTTCTAAACACTGTCTTTTGTACATCTTTATCCTTCACTCTGATCTGGTGGTAACCtgacctcaaatcaatttttcTAAACACACGTGCACCcaccaactgatccatcaagtCATCTATTCAGGGAAGTagatacttgttcttaatcgtcactttatttAACTGccggtaatccacacacaacctcatgctaccGTCTTTCTTCTTTACCAACAATACTAGAGCTCCCCAAGGAGACACACTTGGTTTCACAAATCCCTTCTCTAGCAAATCTTCTAATTGTTTCTTCAACTCTGCTAACTTTGATGCAGAAATCTTGTATGGTGCCATAGAAACGGGTATGGTACCGGGGACAAGATCAATAAAAAACTCCACCCCTCTCTCTGGCGGTACATCTGAAATGTCATATGAAAATACCTCTGGAAAATCCTGCACTACCTGCGATTCATCAATCACCGCTTGACTCTTAGAAAATAACACCGCAAACAACGCATAATACCCGAGCTTCCTCTTCCAAAATCTCATTCAACCCTCTAGCAGATAAGAAACCAGCTTCTTCCTCCTCACCAGGAGTAAGAAACCGCACCGACTTGTTATAACAATTGATATGAACATGATTGAACTCCAACTAGTTCATCCCCAAGATAACATCAAGATTATCTGATGGTAAGTAAATAAGATCAATGCCAAAATCCTTATCAAATATTAACAGAGGATtattcaaacaaactgaagtagtagtcaccGAATCCTTAGTAGGAGTTTCGATAACTATTTCTCCATTCATAGAAGACACAACAAGATCTAGCCTTTTCACACAGTCAGTAAcaataaaagaatgagtagcaccaaTATTGATAATAGCAATCAAAGGCGTATTATTAGTATAACATATACCTTTGATCAACCTGTCATCATCAGAAGTTTGATTCCCCGTCAGAGCAAACACCTTTCCTCCAATTAAAGCTTGCTTAGGCTTCGAGCAATGGTGTTGATATGTCATGGTTCACCATAATTGCAGCAAGTCACCATATTCTCTTTGCAATCAGCAACTACATATCTTGACTTCCCACACTTGTAACACTTATTCACATCACTCTTGCATTCACTGACACGATGACCCAACTCACCACACCTATAACACTTAAGAGGAGTATGAGCACCTCCCTCACTTAGCCTCTTACCATCAGTAACTCTCTATTTACCTCTATTAGCTGGAGCACTATATGGCTTCCCATAATTCAGATTTTGCTTCCCTCTTCTCTCACTCAACCCCTTGTAGTAAGCCGACTGAGCCTTACTATCATCCTCATAATTTCTACAGTTGTTCACCAATTCTGGAAACCTCCTAGTTTGTTGGTATCCAATCACCTGCTTAATTTTAGGATGCAAACCATTCTTTAATTTTATACACTTCAATAACTCAACAGTTACCTCACTATAATGAGGGTGGAACTTAACAAGTTCCACAAATCTGGAAGCATACTCAGTAATCGACAAGTTACCTTGCTTCATCTCCAGAAAATCAATCTCCTTCTTCCCACGAACATCCTCAGGAAAGTACTTTCTCAAAAATTCCATGCGGAACACAACCCAAGATACAATTTAAGCTGTAGCGTCTAACACCTGATGAGTGTTAATCCATCAGTCATCAACTTCCTCAGTTAACATATGCGCACTTGACCGCACCTTTTGTGCTTCAGAGCAATCCATCACTCTGAAAATCCTCCCAGTTTCCCTGAGCCAAGTCTGTGCTCTATCAGGATCGTACCTACCATTGAAAGTAGGCGGATTGTTCCTCTAGAACTTCCTCAAATGTCAAAACTCGTCATTTCCACCAGCATTAAGCTGATTCTACATAGCCTGAGCAACAACCTACAAAGCAACAACAATAGCAACATTGTTTCTTCTAGCCATTTTCTATTTCACACCAACAACATCAACAATGGTTAAAGAGACAACATCGACAGTATTCAACTACCACCACATTGACTCAATAACTTAGCCGaacagaccgacctgctctgataccattaTGTAACACCTTAAATTTTCTCCCCGTAAATTTAAATCATTTATCAGAGTAAAACAATTCAACATGCAATTTAGGATGCTACACTACAACGTACAATCAACTTGCTCAATCGAAAAGACATATAACACTTGACATTTATAAAAATAGTAGTAATAACTACATGTCTGAATGTTAACTTTTATTAAATAGTAGCGGAACAACAATAACAAACAGTTAACTCAACATATCCAACATCAACATAACATGTCATTATAAGAAATGTTAAAACATAACGAAAGACACATCGTTCCAATTTCCCCGGTGTTACACATCAGAGCAGATGCCAacactaaaataaaatgg is a window of Lathyrus oleraceus cultivar Zhongwan6 chromosome 6, CAAS_Psat_ZW6_1.0, whole genome shotgun sequence DNA encoding:
- the LOC127091680 gene encoding uncharacterized protein LOC127091680, encoding MTYQHHCSKPKQALIGGKVFALTGNQTSDDDRLIKGICYTNNTPLIAIINIGATHSFIVTDCVKRLDLVVSSMNGEIVIETPTKDSVTTTSLEFNHVHINCYNKSVRFLTPGEEEEAGFLSARGLNEILEEEARVVQDFPEVFSYDISDVPPERGVEFFIDLVPGTIPVSMAPYKISASKLAELKKQLEDLLEKGFVKPSVSPWGALVLLVKKKDGSMRLCVDYRQLNKVTIKNKYLLP
- the LOC127091682 gene encoding uncharacterized protein LOC127091682 — translated: MEFLRKYFPEDVRGKKEIDFLEMKQGNLSITEYASRFVELVKFHPHYSEVTVELLKCIKLKNGLHPKIKQVIGYQQTRRFPELVNNCRNYEDDSKAQSAYYKGLSERRGKQNLNYGKPYSAPANRGK